The sequence TCTTGGAGAAGTCGGGGTTACACTGGATGAGTTTAAAAGCATGGTCGCTTTTGTTGCATGGGCCGGATTGTGCCCTGGAAATAATGAAAGCGCAGGTAAAAGGAAAAGTGGCCGGAATGCGGTTCGAAATCATCCATTCAAAACGATTTTAGTCCAGATCGCTTGGGCCGCAATCAAGACGAAGGGTTCATATTACAAAGCCAAGTATTATAAACTCAAAGCCAGACGAGGTGCCAAAAAAGCGATTGTCGCCATAGCCCATAGAATTGCAAAAGCCATTTACAACATCATCAAAAATGGAGACAGATATAAAGACCTCGGAGAAGAATACTTGAGCAAACCTAACAAACAAAGGATGTTGAAAAATTTGGCAAAAAAGGCTGATGAGTTAGGGATGAAACTTGTTCCTTGTGAAGGTTAATTGATCTATCAAAAATATTTTGTGCAGATATTGATTAAAGGGGTACAACTGACAATAGATTTTTAATTCAGCAATAAAAAGTCGGATGTTGAAATGAAGCCTTAGAGCGCGAATATAACATGACTGGTCGGTTTTTTGCACAACGAACTGTTGGACTTCCATGAAGAGGTACCACGTATATAAAACTTTTATAGTATAAACCGACCGCCGCTGATGATTTAAAAAGTTGTCTTCTGTGCTTGAATTGTTATCTGAAAGAGATAGCTTTATTGATTTGATACCTTCAATTTGTAACGGTAATGAAAGTGTTGTGGAACAAAAAGCCATAAAACCAACGGGACACTATTCCCCTTTTATGGGAGAGTGTTTCATATAAAAAAAACAAGGAGGCAGAAAAATGGATACATCGGAACTGCTCGAACCGTTTAAGGATAACAATAAACGGGTCACTGTTTTAACTGGAGCCGGAATTTCAGCCGAAAGCGGCATTCCGACATTTCGGGGGCCTGAAGGATATTGGACTGTGGGGTCCAGAGAATACCGGCCCGAACAGATGGCCACCCACAGCATGTTTACCCAAAACCCTTGGGAAGTCTGGGCTTGGTACCTTTATCGCCATACTGTATGCAAAAATGCAGAACCCAATTCCGGCCACCACGCCATTGTTAAAATGGAAGAAATTTTTAAAGAGAGGTTCTGCCTAATCACTCAAAATGTGGACGGTCTTCATCTTCGGGCCGGCAACAAAATTGACCGAACCTATCAGATCCATGGGAATCTGAATTATATGCGCTGTTCAGGAGAATGCACACCAAAACTTTTTGACTTCCCAGAAAACATGCCGGACAAACAAAAAGATCAGCCGGTGACAGACCAAGAAAAAGAGCTGCTGACCTGCGCGAGGTGCGGCAGCCTTACCCGTCCTCATGTCCTATGGTTTGATGAATGCTACAACGAAACCTGGTACAAGGCTGAGTCCGCAATGGCATGGGCGACCTCAACCGATCTTCTCCTGGTGGTGGGTACGGCCGGGGCCACCAACCTTCCCATGCAGATCGGTATGATGGTGGCCAGAAATCCTGAAGCGGTCATTGTGGACATCAACCCAAGCGATAATCCCTTCAGGCAGTTTGCGGCCCGGCATGACAGGGGGATTGTCCTTGACGGCACCGGGGGCCAATTTCTACCCGAACTGCTGTCCCTGTGGCAAACATAAAAGACTCATGTTTTGTTATGGGCTGGGCCCGGGCCTTGATAGACCCGGTCAGCCCATGGGTGTTATCCAAAATTAAAATTTTGAAGAAGAAGCGTCAGGGTGGATGGATTGACATTAAGACGACCTATATCTTCTTTGGAAATCCATCCGACCTCCAGGGCATCATCGCCGGCAGTGGGCTCGCCACTGATATAACTTGCCGCAACATCCACAATATAATAATGAAATCTGACCCGATCCTTGTCATCCCTGTGAATGGATTCA is a genomic window of uncultured Desulfobacter sp. containing:
- a CDS encoding Sir2 family NAD-dependent protein deacetylase, which translates into the protein MDTSELLEPFKDNNKRVTVLTGAGISAESGIPTFRGPEGYWTVGSREYRPEQMATHSMFTQNPWEVWAWYLYRHTVCKNAEPNSGHHAIVKMEEIFKERFCLITQNVDGLHLRAGNKIDRTYQIHGNLNYMRCSGECTPKLFDFPENMPDKQKDQPVTDQEKELLTCARCGSLTRPHVLWFDECYNETWYKAESAMAWATSTDLLLVVGTAGATNLPMQIGMMVARNPEAVIVDINPSDNPFRQFAARHDRGIVLDGTGGQFLPELLSLWQT